From the Lathyrus oleraceus cultivar Zhongwan6 chromosome 4, CAAS_Psat_ZW6_1.0, whole genome shotgun sequence genome, one window contains:
- the LOC127136903 gene encoding uncharacterized protein LOC127136903: MYQTVDSTVAGDEVRFEDFREVKENMQLLEKKFRDLEGDHVFGSAAKEMCLVSGLVILAKFKTPYFDKYKGHTCPKSHLIMYYRKMAAHVEDNKLMIHCFQDSLSGAPSKWYLSLDQNRIRCFQDLSDAFIKHYKYNMDMAPDRRQLQSMFQHDKESFKEYAQRWRELASQVEPPLAEKELAELFIDTVQPQFYEKMVGSASLGFSELVAIGARMEYGVRNGKLAAVAGTSSANPKKFSGGFPRKKEGETNAVTAGQGRVPPRRRPQQYPPQQYVQQPIPYQQPMYPVQYAPQPYVGSVTPAFNQQPAQAYQAPPIYRPAPVQQRAAAPPAYQQAPAAPVYQQPRAQVPRQNAQNQNRRQGERATFNPIPMSYTELYPSLLQKGLVVPRPMGPPPDCLPPWYNPNAHCPFHEGAPGHDLEGCYALKHRVRELIESKILSFKDMGPNVKNNPLPPHENPGVNAIEDASVGVTVDKVEDVKTPLAAFHARLVEVGLVNVDHDNCEECATHPRGCQVV, encoded by the coding sequence ATGTATCAGACTGTTGACTCAACTGTTGCTGGTGACGAAGTAAGGTTTGAGGACTTCAGGGAGGTAAAGGAGAACATGCAGCTCCTTGAGAAGAAGTTCCGAGATCTAGAAGGAGACCACGTCTTTGGATCTGCTGCCAAAGAAATGTGCCTGGTGTCCGGGTTGGTGATTCTAGCCAAATTCAAAACTCCATACTTCGACAAATACAAGGGACATACTTGTCCAAAAagccatctcatcatgtattacCGCAAAATGGCTGCACACGTGGAGGACAACAAGCTGATGATTCACTGTTTTCAGGACAGCTTGAGTGGGGCTCCTTCCAAGTGGTATTTGAGTCTGGATCAGAATAGGATCAGGTGTTTCCAGGACCTGTCAGACGCGTTTATAAAACattacaaatataatatggatatggcgcctgacagaaGACAGCTGCAGAGCATGTTCCAACATGACAAGGAGtccttcaaggagtatgctcaaagatggagggaactgGCTTCTCAGGTTGAACCACCTCTTGCTGAGAAAGAATTGGCCGAACTGTTTATCGACACTGTCCAGCCTCAATTCtatgagaagatggttggaagtgCTTCTTTGGGATTCTCCGAGCTTGTTGCTATAGGAGCTCGCATGGAATATGGCGTAAGGAATGGCAAACTGGCGGCTGTAGCTGGAACTTCAAGTGCTAATCCAAAGAAGTTCTCTGGAGGGTTTCCCAGGAAGAAAGAGGGGGAAACAAATGCCGTGACTGCTGGTCAAGGAAGAGTTCCTCCAAGAAGGAGACCACAACAATATCCACCTCAGCAATATGTTCAACAACCAATTCCCTATCAACAACCCATGTATCCCGTCCAGTATGCTCCGCAACCATACGTGGGTTCTGTGACGCCTGCGTTCAATCAACAGCCTGCTCAGGCTTATCAAGCGCCTCCAATCTATCGACCAGCTCCAGTTCAACAACGTGCTGCGGCTCCGCCAGCTTATCAACAAGCACCAGCAGCTCCTGTTTATCAACAACCGAGAGCTCAAGTTCCAAGGCAAAATGCTCAGAACCAGAATAGGAGGCAAGGGGAGAGGGCAACCTTCAATCCAATCCCAATGTCGTACActgagctttatccctccttgttgcAAAAGGGTTTGGTGGTTCCCAGACCTATGGGACCTCCACCTGATTGTCTGCCTCCATGGTACAACCCTAATGCACACTGCCCTTTTCATGAAGGTGCCCCCGGGCATGACTTAGAGGGTTGTTACGCTCTGAAGCATAGGGTTCGGGAATTGATTGAGAGCAAGATCTTGTCTTTTAAGGACATGGGACCGAATGTGAAGAACAATCCCCTTCCTCCCCATGAAAATCCTGGAGTCAACGCCATTGAAGACGCTTCTGTTGGTGTTACGGTTGATAAGGTGGAGGATGTTAAGACTCCTTTGGCAGCATTCCATGCCCGATTGGTGGAAGTTGGCCTGGTTAATGTTGATCATGACAACTGTGAAGAGTGTGCCACACACCCAAGAGGATGTCAGGTGGTATGA
- the LOC127136904 gene encoding DExH-box ATP-dependent RNA helicase DExH9 produces the protein MKFLRCKERSLSCYKKHQFSFIANHRLSKKYIIYKEQHVALSDHVKFTTESFIGLDVVNYIQLIAKTTSQVQYDCLHDVSYPHGYVHASSSTTSDSSQPKEPAKKFPFTLDPFQSQAISCLENSESVMVSAHTSAGKTVVALYAIAMSLRDGQRVIYTSPIKAFSNQKYREFKEEFSDVGLMTGDVTIDPNASCLVMTTEIWRSMEYKGSATVPNAKEFADWVAKVHQQPCHFVYTDYRPN, from the exons ATGAAGTTTCTAAGATGCAAAGAGAGATCCTTGTCTTGCTACAAGAAACACCAATTTTCATTCATTGCAAATCATAGATTATCCaaaaaatacataatttacaaAGAGCAGCACGTAGCATTATCTGATCACGTGAAATTCACAACTGAGTCCTTTATCGGCCTTGATGTTGTGAACTATATTCAGCTTATCG CGAAAACGACTTCACAAGTGCAATACGATTGCCTTCACGACGTTTCATATCCACATGGCTACGTTCACGCTTCATCTTCTACTACTTCTGATTCATCTCAACCCAAAGAACCTGCTAAGAAGTTCCCGTTTACACTTGATCCCTTTCAATCTCAAGCTATTAGTTGTCTTGAAAATTCTGAATCCGTTATGGTATCTGCACATACATCTGCTGGGAAAACTGTTGTGGCTTTATATGCAATTGCTATGTCGCTTCGAGATGGTCAACGTGTTATCTACACTTCTCCTATCAAGGCATTTAGTAACCAGAAGTATAGAGAATTTAAAGAAGAGTTTTCTGATGTTGGTTTGATGACTGGTGATGTTACCATTGATCCCAATGCTTCTTGCTTGGTGATGACTACTGAAATCTGGCGAAGTATGGAATACAAAGGGTCTGCTACTGTCCCTAATGCCAAGGAATTTGCTGATTGGGTGGCAAAGGTGCACCAACAGCCTTGTCATTTTGTTTATACAGATTACCGACCAAACTAA